The following proteins are co-located in the Vallicoccus soli genome:
- a CDS encoding BCCT family transporter — translation MSTQRERHAPSVDRPVLLVSAGVVTLFVLWGVLSPESLSELSGDALARVTGALDWAFVLASGGFLVLAVWLAASRYGHVRLGGPDARPEFRTASWIAMMFSAGMGIGLMFWGVSEPVSHLLAPPPGGGEPGTRETALDAMEWSYFHWAAHPWAMYAVVGLALAYFGYRRGGKPLISETFRPLIGDRVDGTAGRAIEVLAIVATLFGSATSLGLGALQITSGLDYVWGVDPSDALAVAVIGVLTLAFLASALSGVHRGIQWLSSTNMVLALLLVVFVLAVGPTVAILDTFTSSVGGYLTALPGMATTTGANADPAWLGSWTIFYWAWWISWTPFVGAFIARISRGRTVREFVLGVILAPSLVSFVWFSVLGGTALDLSLDGVTAIGDAVGESPEAGLFATLQQLPWFTATSVLVVVLVALFFVSGADAAAVVLAMMSSRGSVEPARPVVALWGVLTGLVAGVLLLAGGLGAVQTMCIVAAFPFMLVMVGTCVSLVLELRRRHRPEPPDGPGRPAARTLDLTAAEDGARRRGADPVAP, via the coding sequence ATGTCCACCCAGCGTGAGCGACACGCACCCTCCGTGGACCGCCCCGTGCTCCTCGTGTCAGCGGGGGTGGTCACGCTCTTCGTGCTCTGGGGGGTGCTCTCCCCGGAGAGCCTCTCGGAGCTGTCGGGCGACGCCCTGGCCCGCGTCACCGGCGCGCTCGACTGGGCCTTCGTCCTGGCCAGCGGGGGCTTCCTCGTCCTGGCCGTCTGGCTCGCCGCGTCCCGGTACGGCCACGTGCGCCTCGGCGGGCCCGACGCCCGGCCCGAGTTCCGCACCGCGAGCTGGATCGCCATGATGTTCAGCGCCGGCATGGGCATCGGCCTCATGTTCTGGGGGGTCAGCGAGCCGGTCTCGCACCTCCTCGCGCCGCCGCCGGGCGGCGGCGAGCCCGGCACCCGCGAGACCGCCCTCGACGCGATGGAGTGGTCCTACTTCCACTGGGCCGCCCACCCCTGGGCGATGTACGCCGTGGTCGGCCTCGCCCTCGCCTACTTCGGCTACCGGCGCGGCGGCAAGCCGCTCATCAGCGAGACCTTCCGCCCCCTGATCGGCGACCGCGTGGACGGCACCGCCGGGCGGGCGATCGAGGTCCTCGCGATCGTGGCGACGCTCTTCGGCAGCGCCACGTCCCTCGGCCTGGGGGCCCTGCAGATCACGAGCGGCCTCGACTACGTGTGGGGCGTCGACCCGTCCGACGCGCTCGCCGTCGCGGTCATCGGCGTGCTGACGCTCGCCTTCCTCGCCTCCGCGCTGTCCGGCGTGCACCGGGGCATCCAGTGGCTGAGCAGCACCAACATGGTGCTCGCGCTGCTGCTCGTGGTCTTCGTCCTCGCCGTCGGCCCGACCGTCGCGATCCTCGACACGTTCACCTCGTCCGTCGGCGGCTACCTCACCGCGCTGCCCGGCATGGCCACCACGACCGGCGCCAACGCGGACCCGGCCTGGCTGGGCTCCTGGACGATCTTCTACTGGGCGTGGTGGATCTCGTGGACGCCCTTCGTGGGCGCCTTCATCGCGCGCATCTCCCGCGGCCGCACGGTGCGGGAGTTCGTGCTGGGCGTGATCCTCGCGCCGAGCCTGGTGAGCTTCGTCTGGTTCTCGGTCCTCGGCGGCACCGCCCTGGACCTGTCCCTCGACGGCGTCACCGCCATCGGCGACGCGGTCGGCGAGAGCCCCGAGGCCGGCCTCTTCGCCACCCTGCAGCAGCTGCCCTGGTTCACCGCCACCTCGGTGCTCGTCGTCGTGCTCGTCGCGCTGTTCTTCGTCAGCGGCGCCGACGCGGCGGCGGTCGTGCTGGCCATGATGTCCAGCCGCGGCTCCGTCGAGCCGGCCCGCCCCGTGGTCGCCCTCTGGGGCGTGCTCACCGGGCTCGTGGCGGGGGTGCTGCTGCTCGCCGGAGGGCTCGGCGCCGTGCAGACCATGTGCATCGTCGCCGCCTTCCCCTTCATGCTCGTCATGGTCGGCACCTGCGTCTCGCTCGTGCTGGAGCTGCGCCGCCGGCACCGGCCCGAGCCCCCGGACGGGCCCGGCCGCCCCGCCGCCCGCACCCTCGACCTCACCGCGGCCGAGGACGGGGCCCGGCGCCGCGGCGCGGACCCGGTGGCACCCTGA
- a CDS encoding APC family permease, with product MTSRTDDGLEGFGYRQQLDRSIGGFASFAAGISYISILTGTFQLFYFGWGSGGPAYVWSWPLVFLGQLMVALCFAELAGRYPVAGSVYNWAKRLGSATVSWMAGWTMLTASVVTIAAVALAYQITLPQIWSGFQVYGDGTGTYDSAANAVVLGGVLILFTTVVNAFGVRLMTRINSAGVVIELVAAVLLVVLLAVNLTNPPDLLLDTQGTGQGVPGGYLGAFLVAALASGYVMYGFDTASSLGEETRDPRRTAPRAILRAITASFVLGGGILVLGILAAPDPSDPALGSGTGGLQAIVLQSLGSGVGKAFLVSIVVAITVCCLAVHTAAIRVAFAMARDNNLPASRALARVHPRFRAPVVPAVVIGVLALAILLVNVRQPQIFTVVTSIAVAMIYIAYLLVTVPMLRARLRGDWPPPGAGWFSLGRWGLPVNVVAVLWGAAMATNLLWPRAAVYNATAPYHWYLRWGGVIAVAAILGGGLLLYRGYQRKRTGVLEAHRLAPEPDGLAGA from the coding sequence ATGACCAGCCGCACGGACGACGGGCTCGAGGGGTTCGGGTACCGCCAGCAGCTCGACCGGAGCATCGGCGGGTTCGCCAGCTTCGCCGCCGGGATCAGCTACATCTCGATCCTCACCGGCACCTTCCAGCTCTTCTACTTCGGCTGGGGCAGCGGCGGCCCCGCGTACGTCTGGTCGTGGCCGCTGGTCTTCCTCGGCCAGCTCATGGTCGCGCTCTGCTTCGCCGAGCTCGCCGGGCGCTACCCGGTGGCCGGGTCGGTCTACAACTGGGCCAAGCGGCTGGGCAGCGCGACGGTCTCGTGGATGGCCGGCTGGACGATGCTCACGGCCTCGGTCGTGACGATCGCGGCGGTGGCGCTGGCGTACCAGATCACGCTGCCGCAGATCTGGAGCGGCTTCCAGGTCTACGGCGACGGCACGGGGACGTACGACTCCGCGGCGAACGCCGTCGTCCTCGGCGGCGTCCTCATCCTCTTCACCACCGTCGTCAACGCCTTCGGCGTGCGCCTCATGACCCGCATCAACTCCGCCGGCGTGGTCATCGAGCTGGTCGCCGCGGTGCTGCTCGTGGTGCTGCTCGCGGTGAACCTCACGAACCCGCCGGACCTGCTGCTCGACACGCAGGGCACGGGGCAGGGCGTCCCGGGCGGCTACCTCGGCGCGTTCCTCGTGGCGGCGCTGGCGTCGGGCTACGTGATGTACGGCTTCGACACGGCCAGCTCCCTCGGGGAGGAGACGCGCGACCCGCGCCGCACGGCCCCGCGCGCGATCCTGCGGGCCATCACCGCCTCGTTCGTCCTCGGCGGCGGCATCCTCGTCCTCGGCATCCTCGCCGCGCCGGACCCGTCCGACCCGGCCCTGGGCAGCGGCACGGGCGGCCTGCAGGCGATCGTCCTGCAGTCGCTGGGCAGCGGGGTCGGCAAGGCCTTCCTCGTGTCGATCGTCGTCGCGATCACCGTCTGCTGCCTCGCGGTGCACACCGCCGCGATCCGCGTCGCCTTCGCCATGGCGCGCGACAACAACCTGCCCGCGAGCCGGGCGCTGGCCCGGGTGCACCCGCGCTTCCGCGCCCCGGTCGTGCCGGCCGTCGTCATCGGCGTCCTCGCGCTCGCGATCCTGCTCGTCAACGTGCGCCAGCCGCAGATCTTCACCGTCGTCACGAGCATCGCGGTGGCGATGATCTACATCGCGTACCTGCTCGTCACGGTGCCGATGCTGCGCGCCCGGCTGCGCGGGGACTGGCCCCCGCCGGGCGCCGGCTGGTTCTCCCTGGGGCGGTGGGGACTGCCGGTCAACGTCGTGGCGGTGCTGTGGGGCGCGGCGATGGCGACGAACCTGCTGTGGCCGCGGGCCGCGGTCTACAACGCGACGGCGCCGTACCACTGGTACCTGCGCTGGGGCGGGGTCATCGCGGTGGCGGCGATCCTCGGCGGCGGGCTGCTGCTCTACCGCGGCTACCAGCGCAAGCGCACCGGGGTCCTCGAGGCGCACCGCCTCGCCCCCGAGCCGGACGGGCTGGCGGGGGCCTAG
- a CDS encoding GNAT family N-acetyltransferase, translating to MDLRLTELLDPAAAGGRRAVWLATAPDGRPVGVARLRLPDGPGQGHLAELDLHVHPAERRCGAGTRLLDAALGTARGAGRRSVLAQVVGGSGGEAFAAAHGFRQVLALTYVRLDLAAADLGALRAEAGRAHPGYRLVDWRGTVPDGLAGTYAASRRAMDDMPTDGADLGRLVWDVDRVRAVAQAVADRGEHLHTVAAVEEASGDVVGFTELVAPPGGRGDALHYGTAVLPAHRGRGLARWMKAAAALAAREQHPGLAGLLADTADANEAMRRVNAGLGYVPTHRSVEVQRDL from the coding sequence ATGGACCTCCGGCTGACCGAGCTCCTGGACCCCGCGGCCGCGGGCGGGCGGCGCGCCGTCTGGCTCGCCACCGCCCCCGACGGGCGGCCCGTCGGCGTCGCCCGGCTGCGGCTGCCGGACGGGCCGGGGCAGGGGCACCTGGCCGAGCTGGACCTGCACGTGCACCCCGCGGAGCGGCGCTGCGGCGCGGGCACCCGCCTGCTCGACGCCGCCCTCGGCACCGCGCGCGGGGCCGGCCGGCGCTCGGTGCTCGCGCAGGTCGTCGGCGGCAGCGGCGGCGAGGCCTTCGCCGCCGCGCACGGCTTCCGGCAGGTCCTCGCGCTGACGTACGTCCGCCTGGACCTCGCCGCCGCCGACCTGGGCGCCCTGCGCGCCGAGGCGGGACGGGCGCACCCCGGCTACCGCCTCGTCGACTGGCGCGGCACCGTCCCCGACGGCCTGGCGGGGACGTACGCGGCCTCCCGGCGCGCCATGGACGACATGCCCACCGACGGCGCGGACCTCGGCCGGCTGGTGTGGGACGTCGACCGGGTGCGCGCCGTGGCGCAGGCCGTCGCCGACCGCGGCGAGCACCTGCACACCGTCGCCGCGGTCGAGGAGGCGAGCGGCGACGTCGTGGGCTTCACCGAGCTCGTCGCGCCGCCGGGCGGGCGCGGCGACGCGCTGCACTACGGCACCGCCGTCCTGCCGGCGCACCGCGGGCGCGGGCTGGCGCGGTGGATGAAGGCCGCTGCCGCCCTCGCGGCGCGCGAGCAGCACCCGGGGCTCGCCGGCCTCCTCGCCGACACCGCCGACGCCAACGAGGCGATGCGCCGGGTCAACGCGGGCCTCGGGTACGTCCCCACCCACCGCAGCGTCGAGGTGCAGCGCGACCTGTGA
- a CDS encoding FAD-binding and (Fe-S)-binding domain-containing protein, translating into MTPTRTGAPTAEQLAGLLRARVRGAVDTSARRRAEYSSDASNYRVVPEVVVLPEHVDEVLEVLDVCRATGVPLTARGGGTSVAGNAVGPGVVVDLGRHLTRVLAVDPAARTAVVEPGAVLDDLQRAAAPYGLRFGPDPSTHARCTLGGMLGNDACGPHGLTSGRTSDNVEALDVVTGAGQRLRAGRGGPLPVAGLEGLVGRHRATLRTELGRFGRQVSGYPLHRLLPENGRDLAKALVGTEGTCALVLAATVRLVPLAPATALVVLGYEDLAAAAEGVPAVLPHAPLAVEGIDARLVDVVRARGQRGAVPDLPPGGAWSFVEVGGATAREARAAAGRVAPSAGALGALVVHEPAQARALWRVREDGVGLAGRTPAGRPAWPGLEDAAVPPEVLGPYLRDAERLLRSHGLDGLAYGHLGEGCVHVRVDFPLAEDPGRFRAYLEDAARLVASYGGSVSGEHGDGRARGELLRHLYSPDALAAFEGFKGLLDPDDVLNPGVLVRPRPLDADLRLPAARPLDRGLAFALAEDGGDLTTAVHRCTGVGKCRADLTPAGGAMCPSYLATRDERDSTRGRARVLQEMANGSLVQGGWRSPEVHDVLDLCLQCKACASDCPAGVDMATYKAEVLHQAYRGRPRPRSHYALGRLPVWLRLAGRAPRAADRVLRSAPVAALAKRAAGMDPRRPLPALAPETFRAWWSRRPVTRQGDPVVLWVDTFTDALAPEVGRAAVAVLEAAGLRAVVPDEPACCGLTYVTTGQLDGARRRMRATLDALAPHVAAGLPVVGLEPSCTATLRSDLVGLLPGDPRAEAVRDATTTLAELLARHRPGWEPPSLAGTRVVAQPHCHHRAVMGWDADRALLERAGAEVEQVGGCCGLAGSFGVERGHYEVSVAVAEHALLPAVRAEPSAVVLADGYSCRLQLDDLAQRRGVHLAQLLADRLP; encoded by the coding sequence GTGACCCCGACCCGCACCGGCGCCCCGACGGCCGAGCAGCTCGCCGGCCTGCTGCGGGCCCGGGTGCGCGGGGCGGTCGACACCTCGGCGCGCCGGCGGGCCGAGTACTCCTCCGACGCCTCGAACTACCGCGTGGTCCCCGAGGTCGTCGTCCTCCCGGAGCACGTCGACGAGGTCCTGGAGGTCCTCGACGTCTGCCGCGCCACCGGGGTGCCGCTGACCGCCCGCGGCGGCGGCACCTCCGTCGCGGGCAACGCCGTCGGGCCGGGCGTCGTCGTCGACCTCGGGCGCCACCTGACCCGCGTCCTCGCCGTCGACCCCGCGGCCCGTACGGCCGTCGTGGAGCCGGGGGCCGTCCTCGACGACCTGCAGCGGGCCGCCGCCCCGTACGGGCTGCGCTTCGGGCCCGACCCGTCGACGCACGCGCGCTGCACCCTCGGCGGGATGCTCGGCAACGACGCCTGCGGCCCGCACGGGCTCACGAGCGGGCGCACCTCGGACAACGTCGAGGCGCTCGACGTCGTCACCGGCGCCGGGCAGCGGCTGCGGGCCGGGCGCGGGGGGCCGCTGCCGGTCGCGGGGCTCGAGGGGCTCGTCGGGCGCCACCGGGCGACGCTGCGCACCGAGCTCGGGCGGTTCGGCCGGCAGGTGTCGGGCTACCCGCTGCACCGGCTGCTGCCGGAGAACGGCCGCGACCTCGCGAAGGCGCTCGTCGGGACCGAGGGGACCTGCGCGCTCGTGCTCGCGGCGACGGTCCGGCTGGTGCCGCTGGCCCCGGCGACGGCGCTGGTCGTCCTGGGCTACGAGGACCTCGCGGCGGCGGCGGAGGGCGTGCCCGCGGTGCTGCCGCACGCCCCCCTCGCGGTGGAGGGGATCGACGCGCGGCTCGTCGACGTCGTGCGCGCCCGCGGGCAGCGGGGCGCGGTGCCCGACCTGCCGCCGGGCGGGGCGTGGAGCTTCGTCGAGGTCGGTGGCGCGACGGCGCGGGAGGCGCGGGCCGCCGCCGGGCGGGTGGCGCCGTCCGCGGGCGCGCTCGGCGCCCTCGTCGTCCACGAGCCCGCGCAGGCCAGGGCGCTGTGGCGGGTCCGCGAGGACGGGGTCGGGCTCGCCGGCCGGACCCCGGCGGGGCGCCCGGCCTGGCCGGGCCTGGAGGACGCGGCCGTGCCGCCGGAGGTCCTCGGGCCGTACCTGCGCGACGCGGAGCGCCTGCTGCGCTCCCACGGCCTCGACGGGCTCGCGTACGGGCACCTCGGCGAGGGCTGCGTCCACGTGCGGGTCGACTTCCCGCTCGCCGAGGACCCCGGCCGCTTCCGGGCCTACCTCGAGGACGCGGCGCGGCTCGTGGCGTCGTACGGCGGCTCGGTGTCCGGCGAGCACGGCGACGGCCGGGCGCGCGGCGAGCTGCTGCGGCACCTGTACTCGCCGGACGCGCTCGCCGCCTTCGAGGGGTTCAAGGGGCTGCTCGACCCGGACGACGTGCTGAACCCGGGAGTGCTCGTGCGCCCCCGCCCGCTCGACGCGGACCTGCGCCTGCCGGCGGCGCGCCCGCTCGACCGGGGGCTGGCCTTCGCGCTGGCCGAGGACGGGGGCGACCTCACGACCGCGGTGCACCGCTGCACCGGCGTCGGGAAGTGCCGCGCGGACCTCACCCCGGCGGGCGGGGCGATGTGCCCGTCGTACCTCGCCACCCGCGACGAGCGGGACTCGACGCGGGGGCGGGCCCGGGTGCTGCAGGAGATGGCCAACGGCTCGCTCGTGCAGGGCGGGTGGCGCTCCCCCGAGGTGCACGACGTCCTCGACCTGTGCCTGCAGTGCAAGGCGTGCGCGTCGGACTGCCCCGCGGGGGTGGACATGGCGACCTACAAGGCGGAGGTGCTGCACCAGGCGTACCGGGGGCGACCGCGCCCGCGCTCGCACTACGCCCTGGGGCGGCTGCCGGTGTGGCTCCGGCTCGCCGGGCGGGCGCCGCGGGCGGCGGACCGGGTGCTGCGCAGCGCGCCCGTCGCGGCGCTGGCGAAGCGGGCCGCGGGCATGGACCCGCGCCGCCCGCTCCCGGCGCTCGCGCCGGAGACGTTCCGCGCGTGGTGGTCCCGCCGGCCGGTCACGCGGCAGGGGGACCCCGTCGTGCTCTGGGTCGACACCTTCACCGACGCGCTGGCGCCGGAGGTGGGCCGCGCCGCGGTCGCGGTGCTGGAGGCGGCCGGGCTGCGCGCCGTGGTGCCGGACGAGCCCGCGTGCTGCGGGCTGACGTACGTGACGACCGGGCAGCTCGACGGGGCCCGCCGGCGGATGCGGGCCACCCTCGACGCGCTGGCGCCGCACGTCGCCGCGGGCCTGCCGGTGGTCGGGCTCGAGCCCTCCTGCACCGCCACCCTGCGCTCGGACCTCGTCGGGCTGCTGCCGGGCGACCCGCGCGCCGAGGCGGTGCGCGACGCCACGACGACCCTCGCCGAGCTGCTCGCCCGGCACCGGCCGGGCTGGGAGCCGCCGTCGCTCGCCGGGACGCGCGTCGTCGCCCAGCCGCACTGCCACCACCGCGCGGTGATGGGCTGGGACGCGGACCGCGCGCTGCTCGAGCGCGCCGGCGCCGAGGTCGAGCAGGTCGGCGGGTGCTGCGGGCTGGCCGGGAGCTTCGGCGTCGAGCGGGGCCACTACGAGGTGTCCGTGGCGGTCGCGGAGCACGCGCTGCTGCCCGCCGTGCGCGCGGAGCCGTCGGCGGTCGTCCTCGCGGACGGCTACTCCTGCCGGCTGCAGCTCGACGACCTGGCCCAGCGGCGCGGCGTGCACCTCGCGCAGCTGCTCGCCGACCGGCTGCCGTAG
- a CDS encoding LysR family transcriptional regulator: MEVHQLEALRAVRAHGGVTAAAAVLHLTPSAVSQQLAALQRDAGVPLTRRVGRGLRLTPAGEALADAAVDVAVAVERARAACAAFLDRPEGTVSVSAFQSGAQLLLPGLLARVGALGGIALECSDEDVAQGDFAALTDRIDVVVAHRPDGAGPWSGVPLRVVPLLREPLDVAVPLDHPLAAEERVRPGDLAGEDWITVREGFPVAGVLDAVAARAGRPPRIVQRINDFHVVAALVAAGHGVSLLPRFSAGPHPGVRLVPLADVAAGRRVEALLRPDRAERLVVRRVLDELVALAREVSGGPTPAPRGA; the protein is encoded by the coding sequence ATGGAGGTGCACCAGCTGGAGGCCCTGCGGGCCGTACGGGCGCACGGCGGGGTCACCGCCGCGGCGGCGGTCCTGCACCTCACCCCGTCCGCGGTGTCGCAGCAGCTCGCCGCGCTCCAGCGCGACGCGGGGGTGCCCCTCACCCGGCGGGTGGGGCGCGGGCTGCGCCTGACCCCCGCCGGGGAGGCGCTCGCCGACGCCGCCGTCGACGTGGCGGTCGCCGTCGAGCGGGCCCGCGCGGCGTGCGCGGCGTTCCTCGACCGGCCCGAGGGGACGGTGAGCGTGTCGGCGTTCCAGAGCGGGGCCCAGCTGCTGCTCCCGGGGCTGCTGGCCCGGGTGGGGGCCCTCGGCGGGATCGCGCTGGAGTGCTCCGACGAGGACGTGGCCCAGGGCGACTTCGCCGCCCTCACCGACCGCATCGACGTCGTCGTCGCGCACCGCCCCGACGGGGCGGGCCCGTGGAGCGGGGTGCCGCTGCGGGTCGTGCCGCTGCTGCGCGAGCCGCTCGACGTCGCCGTGCCGCTCGACCACCCGCTCGCCGCCGAGGAGCGGGTGCGGCCCGGCGACCTGGCCGGGGAGGACTGGATCACCGTCCGCGAGGGCTTCCCGGTCGCCGGCGTGCTCGACGCGGTCGCCGCCCGCGCCGGGCGCCCGCCGCGGATCGTGCAGCGGATCAACGACTTCCACGTCGTCGCGGCGCTCGTCGCCGCCGGCCACGGGGTGTCGCTGCTGCCCCGCTTCAGCGCCGGCCCGCACCCGGGCGTGCGGCTCGTCCCCCTCGCCGACGTCGCGGCCGGGCGGCGGGTCGAGGCCCTGCTGCGGCCCGACCGCGCCGAGCGGCTCGTCGTGCGGCGGGTCCTCGACGAGCTCGTCGCCCTCGCCCGCGAGGTCTCCGGCGGCCCTACCCCAGCGCCACGAGGAGCGTGA
- a CDS encoding EamA family transporter: MPVRDRLLALTVAVVWGLNFPAIHLSLEQFPPFFLVALRFALVAVPTLLLVPRPAVPVRWLVGYGLGFGVLQFLFLYLAMDTGMPTGLASLVLQSSAPFTVLLAGLLLRERLTARQVAGVALAVGGLGGIAVHRAGLDGGATLVPVLLTLCAGLGWALGNLSNRQARAAEPFRLMLWMTVVPPVPMLAVSLALEGPAAVGASFGGLGERQGLLALAGLAFTVLVATLLGSGIWTALMARHPSSTVAPFSMLVPVVGIGASWLLLDDPTTLPEVALGGVVVAGVLLGSGGQSPARRSQAASSASCSAASARWPGTAVSPRPLR, from the coding sequence GTGCCCGTCCGCGACCGCCTCCTTGCCCTGACCGTCGCCGTGGTCTGGGGCCTGAACTTCCCGGCGATCCACCTGTCGCTGGAGCAGTTCCCGCCGTTCTTCCTCGTGGCGCTGCGCTTCGCGCTCGTCGCCGTGCCCACGCTGCTGCTCGTCCCGCGCCCGGCGGTGCCCGTGCGGTGGCTCGTCGGGTACGGCCTCGGCTTCGGGGTGCTGCAGTTCCTCTTCCTCTACCTGGCGATGGACACCGGGATGCCGACCGGCCTCGCCTCGCTCGTGCTGCAGTCGTCGGCGCCGTTCACGGTGCTGCTCGCCGGGCTGCTGCTGCGCGAGCGGCTCACCGCGCGGCAGGTCGCCGGGGTGGCGCTCGCCGTCGGGGGCCTGGGCGGCATCGCGGTGCACCGCGCGGGCCTGGACGGCGGCGCCACGCTGGTGCCCGTGCTGCTGACGCTGTGCGCCGGGCTGGGCTGGGCGCTCGGCAACCTCAGCAACCGGCAGGCCCGCGCCGCCGAGCCGTTCCGCCTCATGCTCTGGATGACCGTCGTGCCGCCGGTGCCGATGCTCGCCGTGTCGCTGGCGCTGGAGGGGCCCGCGGCGGTGGGCGCGTCGTTCGGCGGGCTGGGGGAGCGGCAGGGGCTGCTCGCCCTCGCCGGCCTCGCCTTCACCGTGCTCGTCGCGACCCTGCTCGGCTCCGGCATCTGGACCGCGCTCATGGCGCGGCACCCGTCGAGCACGGTGGCGCCGTTCTCGATGCTCGTCCCTGTCGTCGGGATCGGCGCGTCGTGGCTGCTGCTGGACGACCCGACCACCCTGCCGGAGGTCGCGCTCGGCGGGGTCGTCGTCGCGGGGGTGCTGCTGGGCAGCGGCGGTCAGAGCCCGGCGAGGCGGTCGCAGGCGGCGAGCAGCGCGTCCTGCAGCGCGGCGTCGGCGAGGTGGCCCGGCACGGCGGTCTCGCCCCGCCCCTTGCGGTAG
- a CDS encoding SDR family NAD(P)-dependent oxidoreductase, producing the protein MTTTCLTGATDGIGRATARLLARRAQPGDVLLLHARTAERGAPVRDELAGEGPGEVRVVTGDLADLGQVRGLAAQVAGAGPLDALLLNAGVWLRGDAPDRSADGLPATFAVNVLAHHLLTALLRPRLAAAGGRVVWLGSGMARSGRVDPDRLQEPARDAGRAYADSKAADVALALGWARRLEPDGVASLALDPGWVPTKLASAGAPGRVEDSAEALARCAQDPSVRSGTYRKGRGETAVPGHLADAALQDALLAACDRLAGL; encoded by the coding sequence GTGACGACGACCTGCCTCACCGGGGCCACCGACGGGATCGGCCGGGCGACGGCGCGGCTGCTCGCGCGGCGGGCGCAGCCGGGCGACGTGCTCCTGCTGCACGCGCGCACCGCGGAGCGGGGCGCCCCCGTGCGCGACGAGCTGGCCGGCGAGGGCCCCGGGGAGGTGCGGGTCGTCACCGGCGACCTCGCGGACCTGGGGCAGGTCCGCGGCCTCGCCGCGCAGGTCGCGGGCGCCGGCCCGCTGGACGCGCTGCTGCTCAACGCCGGCGTGTGGCTGCGCGGCGACGCCCCCGACCGCAGCGCGGACGGGCTGCCCGCGACGTTCGCGGTCAACGTGCTCGCCCACCACCTGCTCACGGCGCTGCTGCGCCCGCGCCTCGCCGCCGCCGGCGGGCGGGTGGTCTGGCTCGGCTCCGGCATGGCGCGCTCCGGGCGGGTCGACCCCGACCGGCTGCAGGAGCCGGCGCGGGACGCCGGGCGGGCGTACGCCGACAGCAAGGCCGCCGACGTCGCCCTCGCGCTGGGCTGGGCCCGCCGGCTGGAGCCGGACGGGGTGGCCAGCCTGGCGCTGGACCCCGGCTGGGTCCCGACCAAGCTCGCGTCCGCCGGCGCGCCCGGCCGGGTCGAGGACTCCGCCGAGGCGCTCGCGCGCTGCGCGCAGGACCCGTCGGTGCGGAGCGGGACCTACCGCAAGGGGCGGGGCGAGACCGCCGTGCCGGGCCACCTCGCCGACGCCGCGCTGCAGGACGCGCTGCTCGCCGCCTGCGACCGCCTCGCCGGGCTCTGA
- a CDS encoding class I SAM-dependent methyltransferase produces the protein MSVPSAGPFPPGFFDRADPGPDTSFYAVPRLVTHIDEGAVAAVGALYEELALGPRVLDVCSSWVSHFRRPPEHLTVLGLNAAELDANAAAEHRVVADLNEDPRLPFADAAFDDAVCCVSVDYLVRPVEVFAEVARVLRPGGRFVCTWSDRCFPTKAVRGWLEADDRGRLATVAAYLRLGGFADVQRAVRVPPGGPGDPLWACWGTVPPAGG, from the coding sequence GTGAGCGTCCCCAGCGCCGGCCCCTTCCCGCCGGGCTTCTTCGACCGGGCCGACCCCGGGCCGGACACCTCGTTCTACGCGGTGCCGCGGCTCGTCACGCACATCGACGAGGGCGCGGTCGCCGCGGTGGGTGCCCTGTACGAGGAGCTCGCCCTCGGTCCGAGGGTCCTCGACGTCTGCTCGTCGTGGGTGTCGCACTTCCGCCGCCCGCCGGAGCACCTCACCGTCCTCGGGCTCAACGCGGCCGAGCTCGACGCGAACGCCGCCGCCGAGCACCGGGTCGTCGCCGACCTCAACGAGGACCCGCGCCTGCCGTTCGCCGACGCGGCGTTCGACGACGCGGTGTGCTGCGTGTCGGTCGACTACCTCGTGCGGCCCGTCGAGGTCTTCGCCGAGGTGGCCCGGGTGCTGCGCCCCGGCGGCCGGTTCGTCTGCACCTGGAGCGACCGCTGCTTCCCGACGAAGGCGGTGCGGGGGTGGCTCGAGGCCGACGACCGGGGGCGCCTGGCGACGGTGGCGGCGTACCTGCGCCTCGGCGGGTTCGCCGACGTCCAGCGGGCGGTGCGGGTGCCGCCGGGCGGTCCCGGCGACCCGCTGTGGGCGTGCTGGGGGACGGTGCCGCCCGCGGGCGGGTGA
- a CDS encoding HNH endonuclease, which produces MGAAERAPGRAERLRTVVERDGGRCVWCGRPLGGLVPATTEHVVPRVKGGPSWLENEVAACRRCNGERGHRTVVEWLEECERRGWEPSREVLVRVLEQLQGAIAERGGQRRARPYLDGQLRRLRKRAA; this is translated from the coding sequence GTGGGAGCCGCGGAGCGCGCGCCTGGGCGCGCGGAGCGCCTGCGCACGGTCGTGGAGCGCGACGGCGGGCGGTGCGTCTGGTGCGGGCGACCCCTCGGCGGCCTCGTGCCGGCGACGACGGAGCACGTCGTCCCGCGGGTCAAGGGCGGACCGTCGTGGCTGGAGAACGAGGTCGCCGCCTGCCGCCGCTGCAACGGCGAGCGCGGGCACCGCACCGTCGTCGAGTGGCTCGAGGAGTGCGAGCGCCGCGGCTGGGAGCCGTCCCGCGAGGTCCTCGTCCGGGTCCTCGAGCAGCTGCAGGGCGCCATCGCCGAGCGGGGCGGGCAGCGGCGGGCGCGGCCGTACCTCGACGGGCAGCTGCGCCGGCTGCGCAAGCGCGCCGCGTGA